A DNA window from Fragaria vesca subsp. vesca linkage group LG3, FraVesHawaii_1.0, whole genome shotgun sequence contains the following coding sequences:
- the LOC101295987 gene encoding probable LRR receptor-like serine/threonine-protein kinase At1g07650-like codes for MAEVLNSQKPVLFSYVAVFVVLICIGPIKSQAQSGTLATEEGKASYFGISVSNVKALREIAEQLNKKDWNFSDPCSNVPTFSSPHADQYNNTLVCNCSFSGNICHIQSIYLMGQDLDGVLPASLAKLPYLKQVNLGQNDLNGLIPREWASTKLEFLVLSVNNLSGPIPGYLGNITTLRALALEGNLFSGPVPSDLGKLINMESLYLRVNNLTGELPVALTNLTKLKELQIGSNNFTGRIPNYFQSWKDLEILEMIASGFEGPLPSSLSVLKNMTDLRIGDLSGESSEFPNLSNMTNMKKLMLRSCNITGQIPEYISTMTNLAVLDLSFNRLEGVIPNFANIMQLSTIYLTSNLLTGLPDWIKSRDTRYNIDISYNNFSQSSVPAVCRGTFNWFRGIYQQNNSILSNCLNSCSKDQFSLHINCGGKQTTIGGIKYEGDEASGGAATFVQATPPNWGFSSTGDFVDAWSSENDYIANNVSILKMNNSELYKTARLSPLSLTYYAHCLANGNYTVKLHFAEIVLRDNRSYYGVGRRMFDVYIQDKLVLKDFDIRKEALGIDKEVIKEFKAVVNVKTLQIRFQWAGRGTTNVPRRGKYGSLISAISVQSDFKPPDDSKTKIYIVVGVVSALCLIFLIIGILWFRGCFGHKTTREEELRGMDLHTGFFRFKQIKAATDNFNPANKLGEGGFGAVYKVSYNSFKFPHNRIFISFVNALLSSQGELLDGSFIAVKQLSSKSKQGNREFVNEIGMMSSLQHPNLVKLYGCCTEGNQLFLVYEYMENNSLSHTLFGSEEGLRKLNWPTRQKICVGIARGLAFLHDGILKIVHRDIKTTNILLDRDFNAKIADFGLAKLDEEEHTHISTRVAGTIGYMAPEYALWGYLTDKADVYSFGVVALELVSGKNNIKYRPNENFVCLLDWVRSSLYPIRMASYLFAGIVFLITNFTSISSPMQALVLQQKGNLMELVDPKLGSGFNKEEALRMIKVALLCANSSPALRPTMSQVVSMLEGRTDVHEVTINPSIYDDEMRFKAFTEDSDPNMQESFEETRSFIHSDSKWTASSSSSVLNIDTVKFET; via the exons ATGGCAGAAGTTCTCAATAGTCAGAAACCCGTGTTGTTTAGCTATGTTGCTGTGTTTGTTGTTCTCATTTGCATTGGACCCATCAAATCTCAAGCACAATCTGGGACTCTTGCCACTGAAGAAGGTAAAGCTTCTTACTTTGGAATCTCAGTGTCAAATG TGAAAGCCCTTCGTGAAATAGCTGAACAGCTGAATAAGAAGGACTGGAATTTCAGTGACCCATGTAGCAATGTTCCAACTTTTTCGAGCCCGCATGCTGATCAGTACAACAATACTCTTGTCTGCAATTGCTCATTCTCCGGCAACATATGCCACATCCAAAGCAT TTATCTTATGGGTCAGGATCTAGATGGTGTTCTTCCAGCGTCACTGGCTAAGCTACCTTATCTTAAGCAAGT TAATCTGGGTCAGAATGATCTTAATGGTTTGATTCCACGTGAATGGGCTTCTACCAAGTTGGAATTTCT GGTTCTCAGCGTGAATAACTTATCAGGACCTATCCCTGGCTATTTGGGAAACATAACTACCCTTCGAGCTCT GGCCTTGGAAGGCAACTTATTTTCTGGACCTGTTCCTTCAGACCTGGGAAAACTGATTAACATGGAGAGTCT CTATCTTCGCGTTAACAATCTCACTGGAGAGTTACCTGTAGCTCTCACTAATCTGACCAAATTAAAAGAACT TCAGATAGGTAGTAACAATTTCACTGGAAGAATACCCAACTACTTTCAAAGTTGGAAAGACCTCGAAATCTT AGAGATGATAGCGAGTGGTTTTGAAGGGCCCCTTCCATCTAGTCTCTCTGTCTTAAAGAATATGACAGACCT GAGGATTGGTGACTTAAGTGGTGAGAGCTCAGAGTTTCCAAATTTATCAAACATGACAAACATGAAGAAACT GATGCTAAGGAGCTGCAATATAACAGGACAAATCCCTGAATATATATCTACCATGACAAATCTGGCTGTTTT AGATCTAAGCTTCAACAGATTGGAAGGGGTCATTCCAAATTTTGCTAATATAATGCAGTTGTCAACAAT ATATTTGACAAGTAACTTGCTTACTGGGCTTCCAGACTGGATCAAAAGCAGAGACACTCGCTA CAATATAGATATCTCCTACAATAACTTCTCTCAGAGCTCTGTCCCAGCTGTTTGTCGAGGAACTTT CAATTGGTTCAGAGGTATTTACCAACAGAACAACTC AATACTAAGCAATTGCCTCAACTCATGTTCAAAAG ATCAGTTTTCATTGCATATAAATTGTGGTGGAAAACAAACCACCATCGGAGGCATCAAGTATGAAGGAGATGAAGCCTCAGGAGGTGCAGCAACATTTGTTCAAGCCACACCCCCCAATTGGGGGTTCAGTAGCACCGGTGATTTCGTAGATGCTTGGAGTTCTGAAAATGACTATATTGCAAATAATGTTTCCATACTCAAAATGAACAACTCGGAATTGTACAAAACTGCACGACTTTCTCCTCTGTCGCTCACCTACTATGCCCATTGCTTAGCAAATGGAAATTACACTGTGAAACTACACTTCGCAGAAATAGTTCTCAGAGACAACAGGTCTTATTATGGTGTTGGAAGACGAATGTTTGATGTTTATATACAG GACAAATTGGTATTGAAGGATTTTGATATTAGAAAGGAAGCACTAGGGATAGATAAGGAAGTGATCAAGGAATTTAAAGCTGTTGTGAATGTTAAGACTCTACAGATCCGCTTTCAGTGGGCTGGGAGAGGAACAACTAATGTTCCGCGAAGAGGAAAATATGGTTCTCTTATATCAGCCATTTCAGTGCAGTCTG ATTTCAAGCCCCCTGATGACAGCAAAACGAAGATTTACATTGTGGTTGGAGTTGTTTCCGCTTTATGCCTTATATTCTTGATTATTGGCATTCTTTGGTTTAGAGGCTGTTTCGGACACAAGACAACCAGGGAAGAAG AACTGAGAGGAATGGATCTGCACACTGGTTTCTTTAGATTCAAACAAATTAAAGCTGCCACCGATAACTTTAATCCTGCAAACAAGCTTGGGGAAGGTGGCTTTGGAGCTGTTTACAAGGTATCCTATAACTCTTTTAAGTTTCCTCATAATCGTATTTTCATTTCGTTTGTTAATGCTTTATTATCTTCTCAGGGAGAATTATTGGACGGTAGTTTTATTGCCGTTAAGCAACTTTCTTCAAAATCGAAGCAGGGAAATCGTGAATTCGTGAATGAAATAGGCATGATGTCTTCATTACAACACCCAAATCTTGTTAAACTGTATGGATGTTGCACGGAAGGAAATCAATTATTTTTGGTATACGAATACATGGAGAACAATAGCCTTTCACATACGTTATTTG GTTCGGAGGAAGGCCTACGAAAATTGAACTGGCCAACAAGGCAGAAAATATGTGTTGGTATTGCAAGGGGTCTTGCTTTCCTGCACGATGGAATCTTGAAAATTGTTCATAGAGATATCAAAACAACCAACATATTGCTGGATAGAGACTTTAATGCTAAGATAGCTGACTTTGGTTTGGCTAAGCTGGACGAAGAAGAGCATACCCATATCAGCACCAGAGTTGCTGGAACTAT AGGATACATGGCGCCTGAGTATGCATTATGGGGATATTTAACCGATAAGGCAGATGTCTACAGTTTTGGGGTTGTAGCATTGGAACTGGTATCAGGGAAAAACAACATCAAATATCGGCCAAACGAAAATTTTGTATGCCTTCTAGATTGGGTAAGATCTTCCTTGTATCCAATTAGAATGGCTTCATATTTGTTTGCTGGTATTGTTTTTCTTATTACAAATTTCACTTCCATTTCTTCCCCAATGCAGGCCCTAGTTTTACAACAGAAAGGCAATCTAATGGAGCTGGTGGATCCAAAGTTAGGTTCTGGGTTCAACAAGGAAGAGGCACTTAGAATGATAAAGGTGGCCCTACTATGTGCCAATTCATCACCAGCACTAAGACCAACAATGTCTCAAGTGGTGAGCATGCTTGAAGGCCGAACTGATGTTCATGAAGTGACCATAAATCCAAGTATTTATGATGATGAAATGAGGTTTAAGGCCTTTACAGAGGACTCTGATCCGAATATGCAAGAGAGCTTTGAGGAGACTCGAAGCTTCATACACTCGGATTCAAAATGGACAGCCTCTTCCTCATCGTCTGTCCTGAATATTGACACGGTTAAATTTGAGACTTGA